The Deinococcus aerolatus genomic sequence CTCTGCATGCCAGAGGACAGCCGCAAGCGCGCCGCGCGTCGTCTCGCCATCGCCCGCGGTCACCTCGAGAGCATCCGACGCTCTCTGGAAGACCCGGACGTGTACTGCGTGGATGTCCTGCGGCAGATCAAGGCCGTACAGGGCGCACTGGACGGCGCGGCAGGCGTAATTCTGCGGGGCCATCTCGAAGCGCATGTGGCGACGGCTGCCACGCGCGGCGACGAGAAGGAAATCGTCGATGAGTTGATGGAAATCTTCAAGTACACCTGATCCCGCCCGGCACATTCCCGGGGGGTGGACGTGGGTCTGCCCCCTGTC encodes the following:
- a CDS encoding metal-sensitive transcriptional regulator; translation: MPEDSRKRAARRLAIARGHLESIRRSLEDPDVYCVDVLRQIKAVQGALDGAAGVILRGHLEAHVATAATRGDEKEIVDELMEIFKYT